A single window of Streptomyces sudanensis DNA harbors:
- a CDS encoding class F sortase: MGLDAPVRPVGVTGAGDLAVPADPAVAGWYRFGPAPGGPRGSSVLVGHVDDGTGALGEFAALRDVAAGDSVEVRRAGSTPVRYRVTARSTVPKDALPARVFRRSGPPVLTLVTCAPPFVPEAGGYQANLIATAEPADT; encoded by the coding sequence GTGGGGCTGGACGCCCCGGTCCGGCCGGTCGGCGTCACCGGGGCGGGCGACCTGGCCGTACCCGCCGACCCCGCCGTCGCGGGCTGGTACCGCTTCGGGCCGGCACCGGGCGGCCCGCGGGGCTCATCCGTCCTGGTGGGCCACGTCGACGACGGCACCGGGGCCCTCGGCGAGTTCGCGGCGCTCCGCGATGTCGCGGCCGGCGATTCGGTGGAGGTGCGGCGCGCCGGGAGCACGCCGGTCCGCTACCGCGTCACCGCGCGCTCCACGGTCCCGAAGGACGCGCTCCCGGCCCGGGTGTTCCGCAGGAGCGGCCCGCCGGTCCTCACCCTCGTCACCTGCGCCCCTCCCTTCGTCCCCGAGGCCGGCGGCTACCAGGCCAACCTGATCGCCACCGCGGAGCCGGCGGACACCTGA